A single region of the Garra rufa chromosome 20, GarRuf1.0, whole genome shotgun sequence genome encodes:
- the hrh1 gene encoding histamine H1 receptor — protein MCFLTTLTSCDTLDCPMETTTILTTTNSQVKRILQEPPEPNVTSLLNASAPFHHHMNNAVLGILLGTLSLLTVIMNLLVLFAVRKERTLHTVGNLYIVSLSIADLIVGATVMPLNLVYLLEDEWKLGHVICQFWLVMDYVASTASIFSLFILCLDRYRSVRHPLQYLKYRTRGRATLLICSAWLLSMTWIIPILGWRMFAQVDRKPEMENQCDTDFRFVTWFKVLTAILNFYIPSFLMLLFYSQIFIAVRDHYREWENFAGPMVKTEADETLHNGMQLQITKASERESLALHAYSQNEGLLDQYSLEQPYNLKDNEDNTDSLSETKRKSCYRKKPMFGLSKRIRKSVQDSNETSFQSDDGDTIAEGPPVLSLAFLQSENNTQPKTFINANDCNVLVPNSVGNICENAPTVDIHNYTTVLCNHSTPPSPPSPWAENSPPLDATNTLPVKQTWQKLCEQSKQSIHSMRIRKERKAARQLGFIIGVFMVCWIPYFITFMVMALCETCVHHDLHMFTIWLGYINSTLNPFIYPLCNENFKRVFKKIFHINR, from the coding sequence ATGTGCTTTCTCACAACTTTGACATCATGTGACACGTTGGACTGCCCAATGGAGACGACTACGATACTTACCACGACAAACAGCCAAGTCAAGAGAATTCTTCAAGAACCTCCTGAACCCAATGTTACAAGTCTATTGAATGCGTCCGCCCCATTCCACCATCACATGAACAATGCGGTGCTGGGTATTCTGCTTGGCACACTGTCCCTTCTGACAGTTATCATGAACCTGCTAGTCCTTTTTGCTGTTAGAAAGGAACGGACTTTACACACGGTGGGGAACCTCTACATCGTCAGCCTCTCCATAGCAGACCTCATTGTTGGGGCTACAGTCATGCCGTTGAATCTGGTCTACCTTCTTGAGGATGAGTGGAAACTGGGTCATGTTATTTGCCAGTTCTGGCTGGTCATGGACTATGTGGCAAGCACGGCCTCCATTTTCAGTTTGTTCATTCTTTGCTTGGACAGGTACCGCTCTGTACGCCACCCCTTGCAGTACCTAAAGTATCGGACAAGAGGAAGAGCGACGTTGTTGATTTGCAGCGCGTGGCTTCTCTCCATGACCTGGATCATTCCCATCCTAGGGTGGCGGATGTTTGCTCAAGTCGACAGGAAGCCAGAGATGGAGAACCAGTGCGACACGGACTTCCGCTTCGTGACCTGGTTTAAAGTTCTAACAGCTATCCTCAACTTCTACATTCCCTCCTTCCTGATGCTTTTGTTCTACTCTCAGATTTTCATCGCAGTCCGCGATCATTACAGAGAGTGGGAGAACTTCGCCGGTCCCATGGTGAAAACAGAAGCGGATGAAACATTACATAATGGAATGCAGCTGCAGATAACCAAAGCctcagagagagagagtctgGCTTTACATGCGTATTCTCAAAATGAGGGTCTGCTGGATCAGTACAGCTTGGAGCAGCCTTACAACTTGAAGGACAATGAGGACAATACCGATTCCTTGTCTGAGACAAAGAGGAAGAGTTGTTACAGGAAGAAACCAATGTTTGGTCTTTCGAAACGTATAAGAAAGAGCGTACAAGACTCTAACGAGACTTCGTTCCAGAGCGATGATGGGGATACTATCGCCGAAGGCCCGCCAGTATTATCTCTTGCTTTTCTGCAGTCTGAGAATAACACTCAACCCAAAACGTTCATAAATGCGAACGACTGTAATGTGTTAGTGCCGAACTCTGTTGGTAACATTTGTGAGAATGCACCGACTGTGGATATTCACAATTACACCACGGTTCTCTGCAATCACAGCACTCCACCATCACCACCATCGCCATGGGCTGAGAACAGCCCTCCGCTGGATGCTACCAACACGCTCCCCGTTAAACAAACATGGCAAAAGCTTTGTGAACAGTCTAAGCAGAGCATCCACAGCATGCGCATTCGAAAAGAGCGGAAAGCCGCTAGACAGCTTGGCTTTATCATTGGCGTCTTTATGGTGTGCTGGATCCCATACTTCATCACCTTCATGGTCATGGCCTTGTGTGAGACCTGTGTCCATCATGACCTTCACATGTTCACAATTTGGCTAGGGTATATCAACTCCACTTTGAATCCCTTCATATACCCACTGTGCAATGAAAACTTCAAAAGGGTGTTCAAAAAGATTTTTCATATTAATAGATAA